The genomic DNA ATTTTATCGCGTTTAAAGTACCTAATAATTGTCCTGCGCCATCTTCATCTTTCCATTTTTCTTCAATACATATTATTTTTGTTTTCTTGGGCAAAATTTCTTTTCTAGTATAACGCAATCTCCTTTCCCAATATTTCGAGTTATTATTAGAAGAAACAATAATTACAATATCAAATCCCTGATTATTCTTCGCACCGTCTTTTATTTTTTTTATATTTTCTCTTTGACCCATAATATTTATTTCTTGTTCTTGTAAAATTTTTCTGTTAATTCTTCTATTTTTTTATTTTGATCTTCTATATTTAAAATTTCCCGGCGGATCCGGGATTTTCCTTTTCTAATATATTTTCTTATTGATTTTGGCAATTGTTTTTTATTTTTCATATTTATTCTACTTTCATGTCACGTAGTGCTTTAATCCTTTCTCCGATTGGTGGGTGGGTCATAAATAATTTCGATATCCAGCTTTTCTTTTGTTTTCCACGAAAAGGATTTGCAATAAAAAGATGCGCATTAGAATTACTTGCTCCTCTTAATGGTGTTTCGTCTTCTGAAATTTTCTCAAGCGCGCTTGCTAAGCCTTCGGGATATCTTGTAAGGAGTGCTCCAGTTGAGTCAGCTAAAAATTCTCGTTTTCTTGAAATTGAAAGTTGAATTAAGGTTGCTGCGATTGGTGCTAAAATGGCAGCTATTAGTCCAAGAGCCATTAAAATAAGCCCAAATTCTCCAGAATCGTTATTTCTTCTTCCTCCTCCAAAAAAACTTATTCTTAAAAAAAGATTTGAAAGAAGCGCTATAACCCCAACAAGAATTACAACTACGGCTTGAAGTAACATATCTTTATTTCCTACATGCGATAATTCATGAGCAATTACGCCTTCAATTTCACTTCTTTCCAATTTTTCAAGAAGTCCTCTTGTTACGACAATTACAGCATGGTCTTTATCTCGCCCTGTTGCAAAAGCGTTTGGTTGAGCTTCTTCGATAATGTATATCTTTGGTACTGGCAATCCCGCTGTAATGCATAAATTCTCAACAATTCTATATATTTCTTTTTCGTTTTCTTTTGTGACGGGGATTGCTCTTGTTGTTTTTAAAATAATTTTATCTGAATACCAATAAGAGATAAAGCTTTGGACTATGCTAAAAACAACAGCTATAACTAAGATAAAATAGTTATCCAGGGCATAACTTAAAATCCAACCTATTAAGATTACGAAAATTAAAAAAAAAGTCATTAACAGGAAGGTTTTTCTAATATTTGATTCTGCGTGCGTGTATAATGTTGCCATGCTATTGAAATTTAAAAACTTTCTAAATTTTTAGAAATTTACTTTTGACTTTAAAACGGAGATAACCCCGCGACGGCATTGCCACCGCGGGGCTTTTAATAAAGACTTAAAATTTAACTTCTGGATTTTCCTTTTCTCCCGGTTCTTCAATTTCAAAAAGTTCCATTTGTTTGAATCTGAAAATCGA from Candidatus Paceibacterota bacterium includes the following:
- a CDS encoding M48 family metallopeptidase: MATLYTHAESNIRKTFLLMTFFLIFVILIGWILSYALDNYFILVIAVVFSIVQSFISYWYSDKIILKTTRAIPVTKENEKEIYRIVENLCITAGLPVPKIYIIEEAQPNAFATGRDKDHAVIVVTRGLLEKLERSEIEGVIAHELSHVGNKDMLLQAVVVILVGVIALLSNLFLRISFFGGGRRNNDSGEFGLILMALGLIAAILAPIAATLIQLSISRKREFLADSTGALLTRYPEGLASALEKISEDETPLRGASNSNAHLFIANPFRGKQKKSWISKLFMTHPPIGERIKALRDMKVE